From the genome of bacterium, one region includes:
- the rplV gene encoding 50S ribosomal protein L22 — protein sequence MEARCVARYIRVTPRKMRLVADLVRGKNVNDAINILKFTPRSASGPTLKAIQSAVANYAQLHSATSVEIDSLHVRTIFADEGPTMHRFMPRAQGRATPIKKRMTHLTVIVSAPAAVATSEPAAETTADAAPKADKKTAAKKSAAKKSTKKTKPE from the coding sequence ATGGAAGCTCGTTGCGTAGCTCGTTATATTCGCGTCACTCCGCGCAAAATGCGGCTGGTAGCCGATCTCGTACGCGGCAAGAACGTGAACGATGCGATCAATATTCTCAAGTTCACTCCGCGCTCGGCCTCCGGGCCGACGCTCAAGGCGATTCAATCCGCCGTGGCCAACTACGCGCAATTGCACAGCGCCACGTCGGTGGAGATTGACTCGCTGCACGTCCGTACGATCTTTGCCGACGAAGGTCCGACGATGCACCGCTTCATGCCCCGCGCTCAAGGCCGCGCCACGCCGATCAAGAAGCGCATGACGCACCTCACCGTGATCGTCAGCGCCCCGGCCGCCGTCGCAACCAGCGAACCGGCCGCTGAGACCACCGCCGATGCAGCGCCCAAGGCTGATAAGAAGACCGCGGCTAAGAAGAGCGCGGCGAAGAAGTCCACCAAAAAAACGAAGCCGGAATAA
- the rpsQ gene encoding 30S ribosomal protein S17, with protein MTQIATAAAAETRGLRKTRVGVVVSNKMQKTIVVKVERRVKHPLFGKYIKLSKKFMAEDSQNECNVGDKVRIMETRPISKLKRWRLLEIIEKKK; from the coding sequence ATGACCCAGATCGCGACAGCCGCCGCCGCTGAAACCCGCGGACTGCGTAAGACGCGCGTCGGCGTGGTGGTGTCCAACAAGATGCAGAAGACGATCGTCGTTAAAGTCGAACGCCGCGTCAAGCATCCTCTGTTCGGCAAGTATATCAAGCTCTCCAAGAAGTTCATGGCCGAAGACAGCCAGAACGAGTGCAACGTCGGCGATAAGGTGCGCATCATGGAGACGCGCCCGATTTCCAAACTGAAGCGCTGGCGTCTGCTCGAAATCATCGAGAAAAAGAAGTAA
- the rplX gene encoding 50S ribosomal protein L24, whose protein sequence is MKIHKNDLVQVVAGNDRGKRGKVLKVFPDKQRVIVEGVNFILRHTKPNQRNQQGGIVKREGTIHVSNVMLIDPKSGKPTRIGHTVLKTADGNKRVRVARISNEMIAE, encoded by the coding sequence ATGAAAATCCATAAGAATGATTTGGTGCAGGTCGTCGCCGGCAATGACCGCGGCAAGCGCGGAAAAGTCCTCAAGGTCTTTCCCGACAAACAGCGCGTCATCGTTGAAGGCGTCAACTTCATTCTGCGCCATACCAAGCCCAACCAGCGCAATCAGCAGGGCGGTATCGTGAAGCGCGAAGGCACAATTCACGTTTCCAATGTAATGCTGATTGATCCCAAGAGCGGCAAGCCGACGCGCATCGGTCATACGGTCCTTAAGACCGCGGATGGCAACAAGCGCGTGCGCGTCGCGAGAATCTCTAACGAAATGATCGCCGAGTAA
- a CDS encoding type Z 30S ribosomal protein S14, which yields MAKACLIAKAKKTPKFKVRAYTRCRRCGRPRSVYRKFGVCRLCLRELAHAGDIPGLVKSSW from the coding sequence ATGGCCAAAGCCTGTTTAATCGCGAAAGCGAAAAAGACCCCGAAATTCAAAGTGCGTGCCTACACGCGCTGCCGCCGTTGCGGCCGCCCGCGTTCGGTCTATCGCAAATTCGGCGTGTGCCGCCTCTGCCTGCGCGAACTGGCGCACGCGGGAGATATTCCGGGTCTTGTCAAATCCAGCTGGTAG
- the rplN gene encoding 50S ribosomal protein L14 yields the protein MIQEYTVLNVADNTGAKKVRCFRIYGGTGRRSASLGDIIMVSVRTAIPNSNMKKGSKARAVIVRTTKEVRRPDGSYIRFDENAAVLINKDNEPIGTRIFGPVARELREKQFMKIVSLAPEVI from the coding sequence ATGATTCAGGAATATACTGTTCTTAACGTGGCCGATAATACCGGCGCCAAGAAAGTTCGCTGCTTCCGCATCTACGGCGGAACCGGTCGCCGCTCGGCTTCCCTCGGCGATATCATCATGGTTTCCGTGCGTACCGCCATTCCCAATTCGAATATGAAGAAGGGCTCGAAGGCCCGCGCCGTCATCGTCCGCACGACTAAAGAAGTGCGCCGCCCCGATGGATCGTACATCCGCTTCGACGAGAACGCGGCTGTGCTGATCAATAAGGACAACGAGCCGATCGGAACGCGCATCTTCGGACCGGTCGCCCGTGAATTGCGTGAAAAGCAGTTCATGAAGATCGTGTCGCTGGCGCCCGAGGTCATATAA
- the rplE gene encoding 50S ribosomal protein L5, which translates to MSADKAKPKGGAPKAGAPQTKTAKPGKGGGLNVAGERPALPKGYEPRMVKHYKEVVVPGLTKAFGYENPMELPRLKKITINVGCGDATQNPRVVESIVKEVAMITGQKPSVAKARKSISNFKLREGMPVGVFVTLRRTTMWEFLDRFIALATPRIRDFRGLPDRGFDGRGNFSLGLREQILFPEIDLDKVEKIRGMDITFVTSAKSDKEAYELLKLLGLPFRKREDKKVAAAA; encoded by the coding sequence ATGAGCGCAGATAAGGCTAAACCGAAGGGCGGAGCACCCAAAGCGGGCGCGCCGCAAACCAAGACGGCCAAGCCCGGAAAGGGCGGCGGACTCAATGTCGCGGGCGAACGTCCCGCACTGCCGAAGGGCTACGAGCCGCGCATGGTCAAGCACTACAAAGAAGTTGTCGTTCCCGGCCTGACCAAGGCGTTCGGGTACGAGAACCCGATGGAGCTGCCGCGCCTGAAGAAAATCACCATTAACGTGGGCTGTGGCGACGCCACGCAAAACCCGCGTGTCGTGGAGAGCATCGTCAAGGAAGTCGCGATGATCACCGGCCAGAAGCCCTCCGTGGCCAAGGCGCGTAAATCCATCTCGAACTTCAAGCTGCGTGAAGGCATGCCCGTCGGTGTGTTCGTTACGCTGCGCCGCACCACGATGTGGGAATTCCTCGATCGCTTCATCGCACTGGCCACACCGCGCATCCGCGACTTCCGTGGCCTGCCTGATCGCGGTTTCGACGGCCGCGGAAATTTCTCCCTCGGATTGCGCGAACAGATTCTGTTCCCGGAAATTGACCTCGATAAGGTCGAGAAAATTCGCGGCATGGACATCACGTTCGTCACGAGCGCCAAGTCGGATAAAGAAGCCTACGAGCTGCTCAAACTGCTCGGTCTGCCGTTCCGCAAGCGCGAAGATAAGAAAGTCGCCGCCGCGGCGTAA
- the rpsC gene encoding 30S ribosomal protein S3: protein MGQKVNPIGFRVGVIRTWNSHWFDERNFADKLEEDLYLRKYLMQRLKGASVAGITFERTPKMLTLTIRTARPGIVIGRKGAEVDKLKAELKKLTKREVQVNIYEIKRPELEAKLVADMIAQQLEGRVSFRRAMKKAIQTTMRMGAEGIKVLVSGRLGGAEMSRTEGYKEGRTPLHTLRADIDYACSVARTTYGTIGCKVWICRGEVIGKGKVNMPGGEMRHETLGDAPERRDHGHGRGDRDRDHGRGDRRPHHKN, encoded by the coding sequence GTGGGCCAGAAAGTTAATCCTATCGGTTTTCGCGTCGGCGTCATTCGCACCTGGAATAGTCACTGGTTCGATGAACGCAATTTCGCCGACAAGCTTGAAGAAGATCTGTACCTGCGCAAGTATCTCATGCAGCGTCTCAAGGGCGCGTCGGTCGCAGGGATTACCTTCGAACGTACGCCTAAGATGCTCACGCTGACGATCCGCACGGCACGCCCGGGCATCGTCATCGGCCGCAAAGGCGCGGAGGTGGACAAGCTGAAGGCCGAGCTGAAGAAGCTGACCAAGCGCGAAGTTCAGGTCAATATCTACGAAATTAAGCGGCCGGAACTCGAAGCCAAGCTCGTCGCTGATATGATCGCCCAGCAGCTCGAAGGCCGCGTGTCCTTCCGCCGCGCGATGAAGAAGGCGATCCAGACCACGATGCGCATGGGAGCCGAAGGCATCAAGGTTCTGGTCTCGGGACGATTGGGCGGCGCGGAAATGTCGCGTACGGAAGGTTACAAAGAAGGTCGTACGCCGCTCCACACGCTGCGAGCGGATATTGATTATGCGTGCTCGGTCGCCCGCACGACCTACGGCACCATCGGTTGCAAGGTTTGGATTTGCCGCGGCGAAGTCATCGGGAAGGGTAAAGTCAATATGCCCGGCGGTGAAATGCGCCACGAAACGCTGGGCGATGCGCCCGAGCGCCGCGATCACGGCCACGGCCGTGGCGATCGCGACCGCGATCATGGCCGCGGTGACCGCCGCCCGCATCATAAAAATTGA
- the fusA gene encoding elongation factor G → MAHIDAGKTTTTERILFYTGRLHRMGEVHEGGATMDWMEQEKERGITITSAATTCDWREHRINIIDTPGHVDFTVEVERSLRVLDGAVALFCAVGGVEPQSETVWRQANRYKVPRICFVNKMDRSGADFFRAVEMIRTQLHANPVPITIPMGASDMFQGIIDLISFKSIVWVEDSHGMHFEEYDVPKDMFDVANHWREKLLESVAEFDDHLLEKFLAGEPLLPEEIMAALRKATIALKCFPVLCGASFKNKGVQRLLDAIVELLPSPLDKDVTVGINPTTEEEITREPNSTEPFAALAFKIMTDPYVGRLTFCRVYSGKLDAGSAVYNSSRDKRDRISRIVRMFADKREEMSAVEAGDICAVVGLKDVRTGDTLCDPKSPILLEKMEFPTPVIEIAIEPKTRADQDRISESLGRLAEEDPTFHVKFNEETGQTVIAGMGELHLEIIVDRLMREFKVEAVVGAPQVSYKECIRKAATVNHKFVKQSGGRGQYAHVVINIEPAQPGTGLTFENKIVGGTIPKEYVPAVHKGMEEAMNNGPLAGFPIMDVKVELVDGSYHEVDSNEMAFKICGSMALKEAVQKANPALMEPIMKVEAVTPDSYLGGVVGDINSRRGRIQDMHPRADGQVVNAMVPLSEMFGYATSLRSLTQGRAIFSMQFDHFQEVPKSISEKILEKK, encoded by the coding sequence ATGGCCCATATTGACGCGGGCAAGACCACGACGACGGAGCGCATTCTATTCTATACGGGCCGACTGCACCGCATGGGCGAAGTCCATGAAGGCGGCGCCACGATGGACTGGATGGAGCAGGAAAAAGAGCGCGGCATCACGATTACTTCCGCCGCCACTACCTGTGACTGGCGCGAACACCGGATCAATATCATTGATACGCCGGGACACGTGGACTTCACCGTTGAAGTCGAACGCAGCCTGCGCGTCCTCGACGGAGCCGTCGCGCTGTTCTGCGCCGTCGGCGGCGTCGAACCGCAGTCCGAAACGGTTTGGCGCCAAGCCAACCGCTATAAAGTTCCGCGCATCTGCTTCGTGAACAAGATGGATCGCTCGGGCGCCGATTTCTTCCGCGCCGTTGAGATGATTCGCACCCAGCTTCACGCCAACCCCGTCCCGATTACGATTCCGATGGGCGCATCGGATATGTTCCAAGGCATTATTGACTTGATTTCCTTCAAGTCCATCGTGTGGGTCGAAGATTCGCACGGCATGCACTTTGAAGAATATGACGTGCCCAAGGACATGTTCGACGTGGCTAACCACTGGCGCGAAAAACTGCTCGAGTCGGTGGCCGAATTTGACGACCATCTGCTTGAGAAGTTCCTCGCCGGCGAGCCGTTGCTGCCCGAAGAGATCATGGCCGCGCTGCGCAAGGCAACCATCGCCCTGAAGTGCTTCCCCGTCCTCTGCGGCGCGTCGTTCAAGAATAAGGGCGTGCAGCGCCTGCTCGACGCAATCGTCGAACTGCTGCCGTCGCCGCTGGACAAAGACGTAACCGTCGGTATCAACCCGACCACCGAAGAAGAAATCACGCGCGAACCGAACTCAACCGAGCCGTTCGCCGCGCTGGCGTTCAAGATCATGACCGACCCCTATGTGGGCCGTCTGACTTTCTGCCGCGTCTATTCGGGCAAGCTCGATGCTGGTTCCGCTGTCTACAACTCGTCGCGCGATAAACGCGACCGCATTTCGCGTATCGTGCGGATGTTCGCTGATAAGCGCGAAGAAATGTCCGCGGTGGAAGCCGGTGACATCTGCGCCGTCGTCGGCCTTAAGGATGTTCGCACCGGTGATACGCTGTGCGACCCGAAGTCGCCGATTCTGCTTGAGAAGATGGAGTTCCCGACGCCTGTGATCGAGATCGCCATCGAGCCCAAGACTCGCGCCGATCAGGACCGCATTTCGGAATCGCTGGGCCGCCTGGCTGAGGAAGATCCGACCTTCCATGTGAAGTTCAATGAAGAGACGGGCCAAACGGTCATCGCCGGTATGGGCGAGCTGCATCTTGAAATCATCGTGGATCGGCTGATGCGCGAGTTCAAGGTCGAAGCTGTCGTCGGCGCGCCGCAGGTGTCCTATAAAGAGTGCATCCGCAAGGCGGCCACGGTCAATCACAAGTTTGTCAAGCAGTCGGGTGGCCGCGGCCAGTACGCGCATGTTGTCATTAACATCGAGCCTGCCCAGCCCGGAACTGGTTTGACTTTTGAGAATAAGATCGTCGGTGGCACGATTCCCAAGGAATATGTCCCGGCGGTGCACAAAGGTATGGAAGAGGCCATGAACAACGGACCGCTCGCCGGATTCCCGATCATGGACGTGAAAGTTGAGTTGGTTGACGGTTCGTACCACGAAGTGGACTCGAACGAAATGGCGTTCAAGATTTGCGGTTCAATGGCGCTGAAAGAGGCCGTGCAGAAGGCCAATCCCGCGCTGATGGAACCCATCATGAAGGTCGAAGCCGTCACCCCGGATTCGTATCTCGGCGGCGTGGTAGGCGATATTAATTCGCGCCGCGGCCGTATTCAGGATATGCACCCCCGAGCGGACGGGCAGGTGGTTAATGCAATGGTTCCGCTGTCTGAGATGTTCGGCTATGCGACGAGCCTGCGTTCGTTGACGCAGGGTCGAGCCATCTTCTCGATGCAATTCGACCACTTCCAGGAAGTGCCGAAGTCCATCTCTGAGAAGATCCTCGAAAAGAAGTAG
- the rpsJ gene encoding 30S ribosomal protein S10, with translation MAQQSSIRIRLKSYDHNLIDKSTEKIIQTAKQTGAVISGPIPLPTRRSVYTVNRSPHSDKKSREQFETRIHKRLIDIHNSSPRTIDALIRIELPAGVDIEIKT, from the coding sequence ATGGCACAACAATCCTCCATTCGGATCCGTTTGAAAAGCTACGATCATAATCTGATCGATAAGTCAACGGAGAAGATCATCCAGACGGCTAAGCAGACGGGCGCGGTCATTTCCGGTCCGATCCCGTTGCCGACGCGCCGCAGTGTCTATACGGTGAACCGCTCACCGCATTCGGACAAAAAATCACGTGAACAGTTCGAGACGCGTATTCATAAGCGTCTGATTGACATTCATAATTCCTCGCCGCGTACCATTGATGCGCTCATTCGCATCGAGTTGCCGGCGGGTGTGGACATTGAGATCAAGACATGA
- the rplC gene encoding 50S ribosomal protein L3: MTGLIGKKVGMTRVFDEKGAVIPVTVIELGPNQITNIRTVDKNGYAAMCLGFGQKRDKLVTKPQKGHYKSLGITAPRVEREFRDMVVEGKKVGDSLLCDLFVTGEKVQVTATSKGQGFAGVIKRHNFNRQTMTHGTHEFFRHGGSIGSNTFPGRTLPGLRMPGRMGADRVTVKNLKVIRVDADANLIMVCGAIPGPNHGIVIVGKQAR; the protein is encoded by the coding sequence ATGACCGGGCTGATAGGCAAAAAAGTGGGCATGACGAGAGTCTTCGATGAGAAGGGCGCCGTAATTCCGGTGACCGTAATCGAACTCGGCCCCAATCAAATTACGAATATCCGCACCGTTGATAAGAACGGCTACGCGGCCATGTGCCTCGGATTTGGTCAAAAGCGCGATAAGCTCGTGACCAAACCGCAAAAGGGACACTACAAGAGTCTCGGCATTACGGCGCCGCGCGTGGAACGCGAATTCCGCGACATGGTCGTCGAAGGCAAGAAGGTTGGCGATTCGCTCTTGTGCGATCTGTTCGTCACTGGCGAAAAGGTGCAGGTGACTGCTACGTCCAAAGGACAAGGCTTCGCCGGCGTGATCAAGCGTCACAACTTCAACCGCCAGACCATGACCCACGGTACCCACGAGTTCTTCCGCCATGGCGGTTCGATCGGTTCGAACACCTTCCCGGGCCGCACCCTGCCGGGTCTGCGTATGCCGGGCCGTATGGGCGCGGATCGCGTGACCGTCAAAAATCTGAAAGTGATCCGCGTGGATGCCGACGCTAACCTCATCATGGTCTGCGGCGCGATTCCCGGACCCAACCATGGTATCGTGATCGTGGGGAAGCAGGCGCGATGA
- the rpsH gene encoding 30S ribosomal protein S8, with amino-acid sequence MPTTDPIADFLTRVRNALMARKTYCDVPFSRIKLDLARVLLEAYYIRDFVQVDEGPQGFIRVYLKYTNGRPAIQGLRRVSTPGLRQYVGSRDIPRVRNGLGTAILTTPKGLLTGNQARRAGVGGEILAEIW; translated from the coding sequence ATGCCGACGACCGATCCGATTGCTGATTTCCTGACTCGCGTGCGCAACGCCCTCATGGCGCGTAAAACGTACTGCGACGTCCCCTTCTCGCGCATCAAGCTCGACCTGGCGCGCGTGCTCCTCGAAGCCTATTACATTCGTGACTTCGTGCAGGTGGACGAAGGCCCGCAAGGCTTCATTCGTGTCTATTTGAAGTACACCAACGGCCGACCCGCTATTCAGGGATTGCGCCGTGTGTCCACGCCCGGCCTGCGGCAATATGTCGGCAGCCGCGATATCCCGCGCGTGCGGAACGGACTGGGTACCGCCATTCTCACAACGCCGAAGGGATTGCTCACCGGCAATCAGGCCCGACGCGCTGGGGTTGGCGGCGAAATCCTCGCCGAAATCTGGTAA
- the rplB gene encoding 50S ribosomal protein L2, protein MPVKKFRPLTPTLRYRTVLVREGLWQGEPEKSLLAPLSKTGGRNNLGRATNINTGGGHKRRYRVIDFKRDKFDIAGRVERLEYDPNRSANIALVFYPDGEKRYILAPDGLKAGDKVTSSRKEADIRVGNALPLNKIPLATFVHNVEMRVGKGGQISRSAGAACQLMAFDEKYALLKMPSGEVRRVPAGCLATIGQVGNLDHETVVSGKAGRTRWLGRRGHVRGVVKNPVDHPMGGGEGRSSGGRHPCTPWGKITKGLKTRNPRKQSNKLIVRRKRDKTQLS, encoded by the coding sequence ATGCCGGTAAAGAAATTTCGCCCACTAACTCCCACATTGCGCTACCGCACGGTCCTCGTGCGCGAAGGCCTGTGGCAAGGTGAGCCTGAGAAGAGCCTGCTTGCCCCGCTGAGTAAAACCGGCGGCCGCAACAACCTCGGACGGGCCACCAATATCAACACCGGCGGCGGACATAAGCGCCGTTACCGCGTGATTGACTTCAAGCGTGACAAGTTTGACATCGCGGGCCGCGTCGAGCGCCTCGAATATGATCCGAACCGCTCGGCTAATATCGCGCTGGTATTCTACCCTGACGGCGAGAAGCGTTATATCCTCGCGCCCGACGGTCTGAAGGCTGGTGACAAGGTCACTTCGTCACGCAAAGAAGCGGACATCCGCGTGGGCAACGCGCTGCCGCTTAACAAGATTCCGCTGGCAACCTTCGTCCACAATGTGGAAATGCGAGTCGGCAAAGGCGGTCAAATCAGCCGCAGCGCCGGCGCCGCCTGCCAGTTGATGGCCTTCGACGAGAAGTATGCGCTGCTCAAAATGCCGTCCGGCGAAGTCCGCCGCGTCCCGGCAGGATGTTTGGCCACGATCGGCCAGGTTGGAAATCTCGATCACGAGACCGTCGTGTCGGGTAAGGCCGGTCGCACGCGCTGGCTGGGTCGCCGCGGTCACGTCCGCGGTGTCGTGAAGAATCCGGTGGACCACCCGATGGGTGGTGGTGAAGGCCGCAGCTCGGGTGGACGCCATCCGTGCACGCCATGGGGCAAGATTACCAAGGGTCTGAAGACGCGTAACCCGCGTAAGCAATCGAATAAACTGATCGTCCGTCGCAAGCGCGATAAGACGCAACTTTCATAA
- the rpsG gene encoding 30S ribosomal protein S7, producing the protein MPRRKRIFKREIPADPKFGSLQVAQFINGLLKRGKRSTAERMFYGAFDIIEAKAKSDPLDVFNKAMKNVAPVVEVKSRRVGGATYQVPVEVNPSRRQALAIRWIIGYATSRGEKTMAEKLAGEMIAAAKGEGNSVKKRDDTHKMAEANKAFAHFRW; encoded by the coding sequence ATGCCTCGTCGTAAACGCATATTCAAACGCGAAATCCCCGCCGACCCGAAATTCGGTTCGTTGCAGGTAGCGCAATTCATCAACGGCCTGCTCAAGCGCGGCAAGCGCTCGACCGCCGAACGCATGTTCTATGGCGCGTTCGATATCATCGAAGCTAAAGCCAAGTCCGATCCCCTGGACGTCTTTAACAAAGCGATGAAAAACGTGGCGCCGGTCGTTGAAGTCAAGAGCCGCCGCGTCGGCGGTGCCACCTACCAGGTGCCCGTCGAAGTCAATCCCTCGCGCCGCCAAGCACTGGCGATCCGCTGGATTATCGGCTACGCCACCTCACGCGGCGAAAAGACGATGGCCGAAAAGCTGGCCGGCGAAATGATCGCCGCCGCTAAAGGCGAAGGCAACTCGGTTAAGAAACGTGACGATACGCACAAAATGGCCGAAGCCAACAAGGCCTTCGCCCATTTTAGATGGTAG
- a CDS encoding 50S ribosomal protein L23 produces MHKRSVLRKPLLTEKVAAAQDAHNQYAFVVDPAANKVEIKRAVEKKYEVSVVGVQTMNVRGKVKRLGRFAGRRPNWKKAIVTLKKGQSIELAQNV; encoded by the coding sequence CTGCATAAGCGGAGTGTGTTGCGCAAGCCGCTCTTGACCGAGAAGGTCGCCGCGGCGCAGGATGCGCATAATCAGTATGCATTCGTCGTGGATCCGGCCGCCAACAAGGTCGAGATCAAGCGTGCCGTTGAGAAGAAGTATGAAGTGAGCGTCGTCGGCGTCCAGACGATGAACGTGCGCGGTAAGGTGAAGCGACTCGGTCGTTTTGCGGGCCGCCGTCCCAATTGGAAAAAGGCGATTGTGACCCTGAAGAAGGGGCAATCCATCGAACTGGCGCAAAACGTCTAA
- the rplD gene encoding 50S ribosomal protein L4, translating into MNLKIYKRDGSLSTDTIELPDTLVAQEPNEHAIWLAVRAEEAAARQGTHKTKNRMFVRGGGKKPFKQKGRGVARQGTSRSPLHPGGGTIFGPMPHKYSVGVPQKVKVLARRSAVILKVREDRLRVVEDFNIETPKTRDMAKMVANMALGDQKILFLTPDFNDSISRSVRNLPGAGATKAEAASTRDLLNCSTILIQKSAVAGFVKGLTHAA; encoded by the coding sequence ATGAATCTGAAAATTTATAAGCGCGACGGATCGCTGTCTACGGACACGATCGAGTTGCCGGATACGCTGGTGGCACAGGAGCCGAACGAGCACGCCATTTGGCTGGCTGTACGCGCCGAAGAGGCCGCCGCTCGTCAAGGTACCCACAAGACCAAGAACCGCATGTTCGTGCGCGGTGGCGGTAAGAAGCCGTTCAAGCAAAAAGGCCGCGGTGTCGCCCGTCAGGGTACCAGCCGTTCGCCGTTGCATCCGGGCGGTGGTACGATCTTCGGACCGATGCCGCACAAGTATTCGGTCGGCGTGCCGCAGAAGGTGAAAGTGCTGGCCCGTCGCAGCGCGGTGATTCTCAAAGTCCGCGAAGACCGTTTGCGCGTCGTCGAAGATTTCAATATCGAGACACCCAAGACTCGCGACATGGCTAAGATGGTCGCCAATATGGCGCTGGGTGATCAGAAAATTCTGTTCCTGACGCCGGACTTCAACGACTCGATTTCGCGCAGCGTGCGCAATCTGCCCGGAGCGGGCGCGACTAAGGCCGAAGCGGCTTCGACGCGCGATCTGCTCAACTGCTCGACGATTCTGATTCAGAAGAGTGCAGTTGCGGGCTTCGTGAAAGGACTGACTCATGCTGCATAA
- the rplP gene encoding 50S ribosomal protein L16 has protein sequence MLTPKRLKFRKQQRRRRKGYDYCGCDISFGEYGLKAMDDCWMTSRQIEAARIALTRHIKRGGKVWIRVFPDKPVSKKPLEVRQGKGKGATEFYAAVIRPGRILFEVEGVSRELAQEAMRLAAQKLPIKTKFVERDVVHA, from the coding sequence ATGCTGACCCCGAAACGACTCAAATTCCGCAAGCAGCAGCGCCGCCGCCGTAAAGGCTACGACTACTGCGGTTGCGACATCTCCTTCGGCGAATACGGCCTGAAGGCGATGGATGATTGCTGGATGACGTCGCGCCAGATCGAAGCCGCGCGTATCGCGCTCACCCGCCATATCAAGCGCGGTGGAAAAGTCTGGATTCGCGTCTTCCCCGATAAACCCGTCTCCAAGAAGCCGCTCGAAGTCCGTCAGGGCAAGGGCAAAGGCGCTACGGAGTTCTACGCGGCGGTGATTCGTCCGGGCCGCATTCTGTTTGAAGTCGAAGGAGTCAGCCGCGAGCTGGCCCAGGAAGCCATGCGTCTTGCAGCGCAGAAGCTGCCCATCAAAACCAAGTTCGTTGAACGCGACGTCGTTCACGCCTAA
- the rpmC gene encoding 50S ribosomal protein L29: MLELRELTELELKNRLIEAEDNLEALRFQLDAGQLPSTSRVRTVRRDIARIRTMQREFELGLRTRKGGQ, from the coding sequence ATGCTCGAGCTGCGCGAATTAACCGAGCTCGAACTCAAAAACCGGCTGATCGAAGCCGAGGATAATCTCGAAGCGCTGCGCTTCCAGCTCGATGCCGGACAGCTGCCGAGCACGTCGCGCGTGCGCACTGTGCGCCGCGACATCGCTCGCATCCGCACAATGCAGCGCGAATTTGAACTCGGTCTACGCACCCGGAAAGGCGGCCAATAA
- a CDS encoding 30S ribosomal protein S12 has translation MPTIQQLIRSGREAVQFKSSAPALMNCPQRRGVCTRVYTTTPKKPNSALRKVARVKLTNGVVVTAYIPGEGHNLQEHSLVMIRGGRVKDLPGVRYHIIRGILDTAGVDGRKQGRSKYGTKKKQAVQTKGGKKK, from the coding sequence TTGCCAACGATACAACAACTCATCCGGTCCGGCCGGGAAGCGGTCCAGTTTAAGTCCTCCGCTCCCGCCCTGATGAACTGCCCGCAGCGCCGCGGCGTCTGCACGCGCGTCTATACCACGACCCCGAAAAAGCCCAACTCGGCCCTCCGCAAGGTGGCCCGCGTCAAGCTGACCAACGGCGTGGTGGTCACGGCCTATATCCCGGGCGAAGGCCACAATCTGCAAGAGCACTCGTTGGTCATGATTCGCGGCGGCCGCGTCAAAGACCTGCCGGGCGTTCGCTATCACATCATCCGCGGTATTCTGGATACGGCCGGTGTTGACGGTCGTAAGCAAGGACGGTCTAAATACGGCACCAAGAAGAAGCAGGCCGTACAGACCAAGGGCGGCAAGAAGAAGTAG
- the rpsS gene encoding 30S ribosomal protein S19, producing MARSLKKGPFIDARLEMRIQTMNDRNEKKVLKTWSRRSVISPDFVGHTLAVHNGRKFLPVYITENMVGHKLGEFAPTRTFKGHTEKKAESAAKKK from the coding sequence ATGGCCCGTTCGCTTAAAAAAGGTCCCTTCATCGATGCGCGTCTCGAAATGCGCATTCAGACGATGAACGACCGCAATGAAAAGAAGGTCCTCAAAACCTGGTCGCGCCGCAGCGTGATTTCACCGGATTTCGTGGGACATACGTTGGCCGTGCATAACGGTCGCAAGTTCCTGCCGGTATACATCACCGAAAACATGGTGGGCCACAAGCTCGGCGAGTTTGCGCCGACGCGCACCTTCAAGGGTCACACGGAAAAGAAGGCGGAATCAGCCGCCAAGAAGAAGTAG